The Enterococcus sp. 7F3_DIV0205 genome has a window encoding:
- a CDS encoding DUF871 domain-containing protein, translating into MKRALGVSVYPDHSDIEKDKAYLKKASEFGFSRIFMSMLEVTEGKEVVKEKFKSLISYAKSLGYETILDVAPNIFDELQISYDDLTFFYETGADGIRLDAGFDGNKEAKLTFNPFELAIELNMSNDVAYLDNILTYEANVPFLYGCHNFYPQEGTALPYDFFERCSVRFKKHGIRTAAFINSQAGKIGPWDVNDGLPTLEMHRHLPVDVQTKHLFATGLIDDVIIGNAYASDEELELLGSLNRYQLELSVEFTEQASEIEKEIVLTEQHFRRGDITDQVVRSTEVRKKYKNDANPAHDNTQEFQVGDVVIGNDAFGKYKNELQIVLQPHSDDRKNKVGQITEKELLLLDFVKPWTKFRFKEK; encoded by the coding sequence ATGAAAAGAGCATTAGGTGTATCTGTTTATCCAGATCATAGTGATATAGAAAAAGACAAAGCTTATTTAAAAAAAGCCAGTGAATTTGGATTTTCACGGATTTTTATGAGCATGCTGGAAGTAACTGAAGGCAAAGAAGTCGTAAAGGAAAAATTTAAATCATTGATTTCTTATGCAAAGAGCTTAGGTTATGAAACGATTTTAGATGTGGCACCAAACATTTTTGATGAGTTACAAATTTCATATGATGATTTAACATTCTTTTATGAAACTGGAGCAGACGGTATTCGTTTAGATGCTGGATTTGATGGAAACAAAGAAGCGAAGCTAACATTTAATCCATTCGAGTTAGCGATTGAATTAAATATGAGTAACGATGTAGCATACCTGGATAATATTTTAACTTATGAAGCAAATGTTCCGTTTCTTTATGGGTGTCACAATTTTTATCCGCAAGAAGGGACTGCGTTGCCTTACGATTTCTTTGAGCGGTGTAGTGTTCGTTTTAAAAAACATGGAATTCGGACAGCAGCATTTATCAATTCACAAGCGGGGAAAATCGGTCCTTGGGATGTTAATGATGGCTTACCAACACTTGAAATGCACCGCCATTTACCAGTAGACGTCCAAACAAAACATCTATTTGCAACGGGTTTGATCGATGATGTGATTATTGGCAATGCCTATGCATCTGATGAAGAGTTAGAATTGTTAGGTAGCTTAAATCGCTATCAATTAGAATTATCAGTTGAATTTACTGAACAGGCAAGCGAGATTGAAAAAGAAATCGTGTTGACGGAACAACACTTCCGTCGCGGAGATATCACTGATCAAGTAGTTCGTTCAACCGAAGTTCGTAAAAAATACAAAAATGATGCCAATCCTGCTCATGACAATACACAAGAATTTCAAGTCGGAGATGTTGTGATCGGCAACGATGCATTTGGGAAATACAAAAATGAGCTGCAAATTGTTTTACAGCCGCATTCAGACGACCGTAAAAACAAGGTAGGTCAAATAACAGAGAAAGAATTGTTGTTGTTGGATTTTGTAAAACCCTGGACAAAATTTAGATTTAAAGAAAAGTAG
- a CDS encoding PTS sugar transporter subunit IIC encodes MNGFVQWMEVKLMPVANKFGSQRHMTAIRKGLIATMPLTIVGAFFTVFQNIPIDAYMKFIEPYQAVLDIPSRYTMGILALYATFGIASSLATSYKLDSLTCGILAVMAFLVTAAPPTRVFEDVKDVIGAGRYINLANIGSASLFGAIVTALVSVEIYRFFIQKDITIKMPDGVPPEVSNSFIALIPGAVILLLFWVIRHVIGFDLNGFLSTLLMPLKDTLAGNSLFGGLLTVFLICFFWVLGIHGPAIMGPVIRPFWDMSIAENTLAFQEGASVHNLPNIFTEQFLQWFIWIGGAGTTLALVVLMMFSKSTYLKSLGRLSFLPGLFNINEPVIFGTPIVMNPILGIPFIVAPLITTTFSYFLTVTNVIPMMAARLPFAIPAPIAAWMSTNWSVPAALLVCVNFAITLAIYYPFFKVYEKQQLDKEAEELAAEQKAKAAA; translated from the coding sequence ATGAATGGTTTTGTGCAGTGGATGGAAGTAAAATTGATGCCGGTTGCGAATAAATTTGGTTCTCAGCGGCATATGACAGCGATCAGAAAGGGACTTATCGCAACGATGCCTTTGACGATCGTAGGTGCCTTTTTTACAGTATTTCAGAATATTCCAATTGATGCGTATATGAAATTTATTGAACCGTATCAAGCAGTTTTGGATATTCCGTCACGTTATACAATGGGGATCTTAGCTCTTTATGCAACATTTGGTATTGCTTCTTCTTTAGCGACGAGTTACAAGTTGGATTCCTTAACGTGCGGGATTTTAGCAGTGATGGCCTTTTTAGTCACAGCAGCACCTCCAACACGTGTTTTTGAAGACGTGAAAGATGTTATTGGTGCAGGGCGTTATATTAATTTAGCCAATATCGGTTCTGCTTCATTGTTTGGCGCGATCGTTACAGCGCTTGTTTCGGTAGAAATTTATCGTTTCTTTATTCAAAAGGACATTACGATAAAAATGCCTGATGGTGTTCCACCAGAAGTGTCTAACTCATTTATTGCGTTGATTCCTGGAGCGGTGATTTTATTACTATTTTGGGTGATTCGTCACGTTATCGGTTTTGATTTAAATGGATTTTTAAGTACATTACTAATGCCTTTGAAAGATACCTTAGCTGGGAATAGCTTATTTGGTGGATTACTTACAGTCTTCTTGATTTGTTTCTTCTGGGTTTTAGGGATTCACGGACCAGCAATCATGGGACCTGTGATCAGACCGTTTTGGGATATGTCGATTGCTGAGAATACACTTGCTTTCCAAGAAGGTGCCTCAGTTCATAATTTACCGAATATTTTCACTGAACAATTTTTACAATGGTTTATTTGGATCGGTGGAGCCGGTACTACTTTAGCTTTAGTCGTTTTAATGATGTTTTCTAAATCAACATACTTGAAAAGTTTAGGACGTTTGTCCTTCTTGCCAGGATTATTCAATATTAATGAACCTGTGATTTTTGGTACACCGATCGTAATGAATCCGATTTTGGGAATTCCATTTATCGTGGCACCACTGATCACAACAACATTTTCATATTTTCTAACAGTGACCAATGTGATTCCAATGATGGCAGCGCGTTTACCATTTGCAATACCTGCGCCGATTGCTGCTTGGATGAGTACAAACTGGAGCGTTCCAGCAGCACTGCTTGTCTGTGTCAATTTCGCGATTACTTTGGCGATTTACTACCCGTTCTTCAAAGTATATGAAAAACAACAATTAGACAAAGAAGCAGAAGAGTTGGCAGCAGAACAAAAAGCAAAAGCAGCTGCTTAA
- a CDS encoding DUF4310 family protein, whose translation MDEIVELEKKNFWFADWSFPILVGLLSAGVFAGTHMYIEHGVGAFNEVAIVAMLKAGMDGGSYGAAAAFGASFLFARILEGSLVGILDIGGAILTGVGIGVPAILLSMGITAPVENFGLSLLTGMILGLIIGGIIIMIRKFTINQSNSTFGADVMMGAGNASGRFLGPLIIISACGASAPIGIGSIIGAVIFYVWKKPIAGGAILGAMIFGAIFPVDLPS comes from the coding sequence ATGGATGAAATAGTAGAGTTAGAAAAAAAGAATTTTTGGTTTGCTGACTGGTCATTTCCGATTTTAGTTGGTTTGTTGTCCGCCGGTGTCTTTGCGGGAACGCATATGTATATTGAGCATGGCGTGGGAGCGTTTAATGAAGTGGCAATTGTTGCAATGTTGAAAGCTGGCATGGACGGTGGTTCATATGGTGCAGCAGCAGCTTTTGGAGCAAGTTTCTTATTCGCCCGTATTTTAGAAGGTTCACTTGTTGGAATTTTGGATATTGGTGGTGCGATTTTAACGGGTGTTGGAATTGGAGTTCCTGCTATTCTATTAAGTATGGGGATTACAGCGCCAGTTGAAAACTTTGGACTGTCTTTATTAACTGGAATGATCCTTGGCCTGATCATTGGTGGAATTATTATTATGATCCGTAAGTTTACGATCAATCAGTCGAATTCTACTTTTGGGGCAGATGTTATGATGGGAGCAGGGAATGCTTCTGGTCGTTTCTTAGGACCTCTGATCATTATTAGTGCATGTGGAGCCTCTGCCCCAATCGGTATTGGTTCAATTATCGGTGCTGTGATTTTCTATGTCTGGAAAAAACCTATCGCTGGTGGCGCGATTTTAGGCGCAATGATCTTTGGTGCAATATTCCCGGTTGATTTACCTAGTTAA
- a CDS encoding DUF4311 domain-containing protein, whose amino-acid sequence MDVLVVLLKSLLIGGVVGFAAGAGAARMFHAPSTQGLGAFRTLGEMNACEGDAASHFSFGLGFFFNAWASTVGAGAFTQDVDHRVIPNWAAAALLVKNKNVAETMHNPKKMGISGAIVGMLVVAFLNTTASAIPESLQVTAVAVLVPAANLLINTVMPVLFWLAAIDAGKRSGLWATIFGGLATMIMGNAVPGVVLGILIGKGVDEIGWNKVTKSMMAAVILLFVFSAFFRGFDLQMIESFRLQIPGWLQNMHDVFSIGK is encoded by the coding sequence ATGGACGTTTTAGTCGTTTTACTCAAGTCATTATTGATTGGGGGAGTAGTTGGATTTGCGGCAGGAGCAGGGGCTGCAAGAATGTTCCATGCACCTAGTACACAAGGGTTAGGTGCTTTTAGAACATTAGGTGAAATGAATGCTTGTGAAGGAGATGCTGCCAGTCATTTTTCATTTGGACTAGGATTCTTCTTTAATGCTTGGGCATCAACAGTTGGAGCAGGAGCATTTACACAAGATGTGGATCACCGTGTCATTCCAAACTGGGCTGCTGCAGCTTTACTAGTAAAAAATAAAAATGTTGCTGAAACAATGCATAATCCTAAAAAAATGGGAATCTCAGGTGCGATTGTAGGGATGTTGGTCGTGGCTTTCTTGAATACAACAGCTTCAGCAATTCCAGAGTCATTACAAGTAACCGCTGTTGCAGTTTTAGTACCCGCAGCTAATTTATTGATCAACACAGTGATGCCAGTTTTATTCTGGTTAGCGGCGATCGATGCTGGAAAACGTTCGGGGCTTTGGGCAACGATTTTTGGTGGACTTGCAACCATGATCATGGGTAATGCAGTTCCTGGTGTTGTATTAGGAATTTTAATTGGTAAAGGTGTCGATGAAATTGGCTGGAATAAAGTGACTAAAAGTATGATGGCGGCAGTTATTCTATTATTTGTCTTTAGTGCCTTTTTCCGAGGATTCGATTTGCAAATGATCGAAAGCTTCCGATTACAAATTCCAGGGTGGTTACAAAATATGCATGATGTTTTCAGTATTGGTAAATAG
- a CDS encoding DUF4312 family protein, translating to MEKVTTKQRQIIQVEGIGKEKNLAFANALNQIHNRVLKEKSDVIVRIEPLDIQIVKAEQETFTERFLFFFLPRTRVDYRVLLDVEVEITLIEMETVAFVEKRVTDPNGLPIPFGKKKRMHKEAN from the coding sequence GTGGAAAAAGTAACGACGAAACAACGTCAGATCATTCAAGTCGAAGGAATTGGAAAAGAAAAAAATCTGGCGTTCGCTAATGCATTGAATCAAATCCATAATCGTGTGTTGAAAGAAAAAAGTGATGTGATCGTTCGTATTGAACCGCTTGATATCCAGATTGTCAAAGCAGAGCAAGAAACATTCACAGAACGCTTCTTATTTTTCTTCTTACCTCGTACACGTGTGGATTATCGCGTGTTGTTAGATGTTGAAGTGGAGATCACGCTGATCGAAATGGAGACAGTCGCATTTGTGGAAAAAAGAGTTACCGATCCAAATGGTCTTCCTATTCCTTTTGGAAAGAAAAAAAGAATGCATAAGGAGGCAAATTAA
- a CDS encoding glycine-rich SFCGS family protein, which produces MITVVIADRLGKGQNVAKGVEAAGGKAVVVPGMGADMRLGDVMQQENADLGISFCGSGGAGALTAATKYGYPERHGMRSIDEGVTAINDGKTVLGFGFMDQEELGKRIVEAYMKKNG; this is translated from the coding sequence ATGATAACAGTAGTCATCGCAGATCGTTTAGGTAAAGGTCAAAATGTTGCAAAAGGAGTAGAAGCTGCAGGAGGTAAAGCCGTTGTTGTTCCTGGCATGGGTGCAGATATGCGTTTGGGAGATGTGATGCAACAGGAAAATGCTGATTTAGGGATTTCATTTTGTGGAAGCGGTGGTGCAGGGGCTTTAACAGCTGCTACAAAATATGGTTATCCAGAACGTCATGGTATGCGCTCGATCGATGAAGGTGTGACAGCTATCAATGATGGCAAAACAGTGTTAGGTTTTGGTTTTATGGATCAAGAAGAATTAGGTAAGCGCATCGTTGAAGCTTATATGAAAAAGAATGGCTAA
- a CDS encoding PRD domain-containing protein → MKLNDDAQKIIDESPNKVELEASLDKISELLAAQSIQPTELQWTILINHVNEMIKRSKANEKMSGVDPVMFEEVSKEALMIADKVVQHIGNLPQDEMYVLSIHFEAARQNEV, encoded by the coding sequence ATGAAGTTAAATGACGATGCTCAAAAAATAATTGATGAGAGTCCGAATAAAGTTGAGTTAGAAGCATCACTGGACAAAATTAGTGAATTACTAGCAGCACAATCGATTCAACCAACAGAATTACAATGGACGATTTTGATTAATCATGTCAATGAAATGATCAAACGATCAAAAGCTAATGAAAAAATGTCTGGTGTTGATCCAGTGATGTTTGAAGAAGTTTCTAAAGAAGCATTAATGATTGCCGATAAAGTCGTTCAGCATATTGGGAATCTGCCGCAAGATGAAATGTATGTCTTGTCGATCCATTTTGAAGCAGCAAGACAAAACGAAGTGTAA
- a CDS encoding BglG family transcription antiterminator, with protein sequence MSLHLSKREIKILLLLLDLEDSATTKELAETFHVSVRTIKYDLENVRDWFKEQNVVLQTRRNKGIWLEIPDSERLTLKNEIIEVERFETYPDQELRVNQLIFRLLLAEKSLTSQELADDLQVSRNTIVSDLDRVEELIQVYSLELIRQSRQGFSITGEESKIRLLMEYITQKEITEYDMYQIMSYFVQSGQQKKMQEVHVGVNTIFQKIYQVALKEMTKLLDPSLFDQFNYAEILSITLRVAIATSRMQLHHTVGGYKILTNQKVLQQKQELPFLLMKKVFDHYELPLLADEYLYIYSDVFVANNQQDIVGLTEELIKDVSEEINFPFYRDRQLFTNLFAHLSLRLTKKHLFINEYNPFVDDIKAKYPQLFSAIQIASQSDIVGSALLINDSFIAYIALHFLVAYEKNLHEVNVVRIVYVCSTGLGVTSLIEQKILEEVSNVEIAGFASVLNAVDVIEEKNPDLVLSIFPIEIVNRPFIKVNPLPTTADIHSIQEEVNKILTHTQSGKVPRLIPRQQIKEKQGIEAESRDIIVRTYVIYEELLKTFAEKLTQEYREAFLLHVMLMVHRITFDSQYENEGNIVKETLLAQQELVEQIERIFAKNDLMVNQAEITALLNYLREE encoded by the coding sequence ATGTCACTGCACTTATCAAAAAGAGAAATAAAAATTTTGTTATTGCTTTTGGATTTAGAAGACAGTGCTACAACAAAAGAATTGGCTGAAACCTTTCATGTTAGTGTTCGTACGATCAAATATGATTTGGAAAACGTTCGAGACTGGTTCAAAGAACAAAATGTCGTATTACAAACACGTCGCAATAAAGGAATTTGGCTAGAGATACCTGATTCGGAACGACTAACTTTGAAAAATGAAATTATTGAAGTTGAGCGGTTTGAAACGTATCCTGATCAGGAGTTAAGAGTAAATCAATTGATTTTTCGTTTACTTTTAGCAGAGAAGTCGTTAACCTCACAAGAGCTAGCGGATGATCTGCAAGTGAGCCGCAACACAATCGTCAGTGACTTAGATCGCGTGGAAGAACTAATTCAAGTTTATAGTCTTGAATTGATTCGTCAAAGCCGTCAAGGGTTTTCGATCACCGGAGAAGAAAGTAAGATTCGTTTGTTGATGGAATACATTACGCAAAAAGAAATAACGGAATATGATATGTATCAAATCATGAGTTATTTTGTTCAATCGGGACAACAGAAAAAAATGCAGGAAGTACATGTTGGGGTCAACACGATTTTTCAAAAAATTTATCAAGTTGCTTTGAAAGAAATGACGAAACTTTTGGATCCATCATTATTCGATCAATTTAATTATGCGGAGATTCTTTCAATCACTTTACGTGTCGCAATCGCCACTTCCAGAATGCAATTGCATCATACGGTTGGTGGCTATAAAATTCTGACAAATCAAAAAGTACTTCAACAAAAACAGGAATTACCCTTTTTATTAATGAAAAAAGTATTCGATCATTATGAGCTGCCGCTTTTGGCAGATGAGTATCTTTACATTTATAGTGATGTATTCGTAGCTAACAATCAACAAGACATTGTTGGCTTGACAGAAGAGTTGATCAAAGATGTATCGGAAGAAATCAATTTTCCTTTTTATCGGGATCGTCAATTGTTTACGAATTTGTTTGCTCATCTCTCTTTGCGTTTAACCAAAAAGCATCTTTTTATTAATGAGTATAATCCTTTTGTTGATGATATCAAGGCGAAATATCCACAATTGTTTTCAGCTATCCAAATTGCCAGTCAAAGTGATATTGTTGGATCTGCGTTGTTGATCAATGATTCGTTTATTGCCTACATTGCGCTACACTTTCTAGTTGCTTACGAAAAAAATCTCCATGAAGTCAATGTGGTACGAATCGTCTACGTTTGTTCAACAGGCTTAGGTGTAACAAGCTTGATCGAACAAAAAATTCTAGAAGAAGTGTCAAATGTTGAAATCGCAGGATTTGCTTCGGTGCTGAATGCAGTGGATGTGATAGAAGAAAAAAATCCAGACTTGGTTTTGAGTATCTTTCCTATTGAAATAGTTAATCGACCTTTTATCAAGGTAAACCCTTTGCCAACAACAGCTGATATTCACAGTATTCAAGAAGAAGTCAATAAAATTTTGACTCATACTCAATCTGGTAAAGTTCCTCGTTTGATCCCTCGTCAGCAAATCAAGGAAAAGCAAGGAATCGAAGCTGAAAGTCGGGATATCATCGTACGAACATATGTAATCTATGAAGAGTTACTCAAAACATTTGCAGAAAAATTGACGCAAGAATATAGAGAAGCTTTTTTGCTACATGTCATGTTGATGGTTCACCGAATCACTTTTGACAGTCAATATGAAAATGAGGGCAATATTGTGAAAGAAACATTATTAGCTCAGCAGGAATTAGTAGAACAAATCGAACGTATTTTTGCAAAAAATGATTTAATGGTGAATCAAGCAGAAATTACTGCTTTACTGAATTATCTAAGGGAGGAGTAG
- a CDS encoding Gfo/Idh/MocA family protein, which produces MKKIRYGILSTAQIVPRFVKGVNESSIGEAAAIASRSLDKAEQMAKKLNIPQAYGSYEELCKDEQIDIVYVATYNKGHYEAAKMALTCHKHVLVEKPFTLQLAQAEELFDLAEKNGCFLMEAQKAVFLPISLQIKKAIQQNKIGKVHWVQSVTSYPSTDHISWFHSLEAGGGTLHGSGSYPLQYMQFVLDQSIKEYRGTSTREKGATDDQVNLSLKFHNQALADIFISVKIDIPSKMIVYGETGRIEIPYFWKTKQAIIYYEDGRQEVLNGEFDSEFVFEVDHVNDCLQKQLSESPVMTKKMTLDTVRLVEQLYTEWLKEDV; this is translated from the coding sequence ATGAAAAAAATCCGTTATGGCATTTTAAGTACAGCTCAAATCGTTCCCCGTTTTGTAAAAGGAGTCAACGAAAGTAGTATAGGGGAAGCAGCAGCAATTGCTTCAAGAAGTTTGGATAAAGCAGAACAAATGGCAAAAAAATTGAATATACCGCAAGCATATGGCAGCTATGAAGAGCTGTGTAAGGATGAACAGATAGATATCGTCTATGTCGCAACGTATAATAAAGGACATTATGAAGCAGCGAAAATGGCCTTGACCTGTCATAAACATGTCTTAGTTGAAAAACCATTTACGTTGCAACTGGCACAAGCAGAAGAGCTTTTTGATTTAGCGGAAAAAAATGGTTGCTTCTTAATGGAAGCGCAAAAGGCTGTTTTTTTACCAATCAGCTTGCAAATAAAAAAAGCAATCCAGCAAAATAAAATTGGCAAAGTTCATTGGGTGCAGTCTGTGACCTCGTATCCTAGTACTGATCATATCTCTTGGTTTCATTCGTTGGAAGCAGGAGGTGGAACATTACACGGGTCAGGAAGCTATCCGTTACAGTACATGCAGTTTGTGTTGGATCAGTCAATTAAAGAATATCGTGGCACTTCTACAAGGGAAAAAGGGGCCACGGATGACCAAGTAAATCTTTCTTTAAAGTTTCACAACCAAGCTTTAGCAGATATTTTTATTTCAGTGAAGATAGATATACCAAGTAAAATGATCGTTTATGGTGAAACAGGCCGTATAGAAATTCCTTATTTTTGGAAAACGAAGCAGGCAATTATTTACTATGAAGATGGGAGGCAAGAAGTATTGAATGGTGAGTTTGATAGTGAATTTGTTTTTGAAGTAGATCATGTCAATGATTGTCTCCAAAAGCAGTTATCAGAAAGTCCTGTTATGACTAAAAAAATGACCTTAGATACTGTACGTTTAGTAGAGCAACTTTATACTGAGTGGCTGAAAGAAGATGTATAG
- a CDS encoding type II toxin-antitoxin system PemK/MazF family toxin produces the protein MMRRGEIFYANLSPVVGSEQGGIRPVLIIQNNKGNLFSPTLIVAPITRNVNKKMQPTQVKVDIPHDDRMTPSLVLLEQIRTLDKERILHKICQLQEDDMLKVNQALKISIGIR, from the coding sequence ATGATGCGAAGGGGAGAAATCTTTTATGCAAATCTCTCACCTGTTGTTGGTTCAGAGCAAGGAGGAATTAGACCAGTATTGATTATTCAAAATAACAAGGGGAACTTATTTAGTCCGACGTTGATTGTTGCGCCTATTACGAGGAATGTGAATAAGAAAATGCAGCCAACACAAGTCAAGGTGGATATACCTCATGACGATCGAATGACACCGTCATTGGTATTACTAGAACAAATCCGAACATTGGATAAAGAACGAATTCTTCACAAAATTTGTCAGTTGCAAGAAGACGATATGCTGAAGGTCAACCAAGCACTTAAAATAAGTATTGGTATTCGTTAA
- a CDS encoding PASTA domain-containing protein: MSDFLSNFNKSNYDNTKEKKLRDDSGTNEVTKRESEIPSSDEQLIEKTNEEQTKIGPAAIAQPKNNAPKASFKIEDETTQTRRSQSEDETEIDPTYHKKRKRKFLLIGIGIAMAFCFLYFGYYQMTHVKLPDFTGKELAEARAWATENKLKLKVDSRYSKDIEVNKVISQKSKKGSKIKKGTELTVESSLGADPEEKLTLPDFMTMKKSEVEKWIKDNKADNLSLIDEYSDTLEKGKPARFEIVNKEVTKESYKRKDKANMYYSKGKETFEKNISVPDFTKKMKTEVESWAKTNEIKVTYEEASSAEIPADSIISQSIAKDQKVAKKDSLTVTVSLGKGFMVPNFADYTQEEAGTAVEGLTVQAKSVFTNNVPYGQLISQSVEAGTQLTNKDDLKVKVYYSAGQPYIKDLRGNTLEGDLQKQFYDEFQSKGANIQYTVRYVDSAEPKGTVVGMSAYNLYVPLDYTVTLDISLGNLAGASNYAPKSSEKNSNNEADSKDSLP; the protein is encoded by the coding sequence ATGAGTGATTTTTTATCTAATTTCAATAAATCGAATTATGATAATACCAAAGAAAAAAAGTTGCGGGATGATTCTGGTACGAATGAAGTGACGAAACGAGAATCAGAAATACCGTCTTCAGATGAACAATTAATCGAAAAAACCAATGAAGAGCAAACAAAAATAGGACCAGCAGCTATTGCTCAACCAAAAAACAATGCTCCTAAAGCTTCCTTTAAAATAGAAGACGAGACCACTCAAACTCGTAGAAGCCAATCAGAGGATGAAACAGAAATAGATCCAACTTACCATAAAAAAAGAAAAAGAAAATTTTTACTGATAGGAATCGGAATAGCGATGGCATTTTGTTTCTTATATTTTGGTTATTATCAAATGACCCATGTTAAATTGCCTGATTTTACTGGCAAGGAACTAGCAGAAGCACGAGCATGGGCGACAGAAAATAAATTGAAATTAAAAGTAGATTCTCGCTACAGTAAAGATATTGAAGTGAACAAAGTGATTTCGCAAAAGTCAAAAAAAGGGAGTAAAATCAAAAAAGGAACTGAGTTAACTGTTGAGTCAAGCTTAGGTGCTGATCCAGAAGAAAAGTTGACATTGCCAGATTTTATGACAATGAAAAAATCAGAAGTAGAAAAATGGATCAAAGATAACAAAGCAGACAATCTCTCTCTTATTGATGAATATAGTGACACCTTAGAAAAGGGGAAACCTGCTCGCTTTGAAATTGTCAATAAAGAAGTCACAAAGGAAAGTTACAAACGTAAAGATAAAGCGAATATGTACTATTCAAAAGGAAAAGAAACATTTGAAAAAAATATTTCAGTTCCGGATTTTACGAAAAAAATGAAAACGGAAGTTGAAAGCTGGGCTAAGACAAATGAGATAAAAGTCACGTATGAAGAAGCTAGTTCGGCAGAAATTCCAGCAGACAGTATCATTTCGCAAAGTATTGCCAAAGATCAAAAAGTGGCTAAAAAAGATAGTTTAACTGTGACTGTGTCTCTAGGGAAAGGCTTTATGGTACCAAACTTTGCGGATTATACACAAGAAGAAGCTGGAACAGCTGTCGAAGGACTGACAGTCCAAGCCAAAAGTGTTTTTACAAACAACGTTCCATATGGCCAGTTGATTTCTCAAAGTGTTGAAGCAGGAACTCAGTTGACCAATAAAGATGATCTGAAAGTAAAGGTCTATTATTCTGCTGGTCAGCCATACATTAAAGATTTAAGAGGAAATACATTAGAAGGAGATTTACAAAAACAATTTTATGATGAATTTCAATCAAAAGGTGCGAACATTCAATACACTGTTAGATATGTCGATTCAGCTGAGCCAAAAGGCACGGTTGTAGGCATGAGTGCCTATAATTTGTATGTACCATTGGACTATACAGTAACATTAGATATCAGTTTAGGTAATTTAGCTGGCGCATCAAATTATGCCCCTAAATCTTCTGAAAAAAATTCCAATAATGAGGCTGACTCAAAAGATTCACTTCCATAA
- a CDS encoding ABC transporter ATP-binding protein — protein sequence MTILQTKNVSYFYQDGDKRRMILQDTSINFEKGQFYTILGQSGSGKTTFLSLISALDEPKSGEVLYKGQNIKKIGLEKYRRDDISIIFQSYNLVPYLTALENVLVAMSITDNDMPKDNREVAYNLLDYIGINKAKADRLVGQLSGGEQQRVAIARALATNVDIILADEPTGNLDEGMEQEIVDIFKDLAETHNKCVIVVTHSNEIAKQSDKTYFLKQGELMLNE from the coding sequence ATGACAATTTTACAAACAAAAAACGTAAGCTACTTTTATCAAGATGGCGATAAACGCCGTATGATTTTACAAGATACATCGATTAATTTTGAAAAAGGGCAGTTTTATACGATTCTAGGTCAATCTGGTTCGGGAAAAACGACCTTTCTTTCATTGATCAGCGCCTTGGATGAACCAAAATCTGGTGAAGTTTTATATAAAGGTCAAAATATCAAAAAAATAGGGTTAGAAAAATATCGTAGAGATGATATCAGCATTATTTTTCAAAGCTACAATTTAGTTCCATATTTAACTGCTTTAGAAAATGTTTTGGTGGCAATGTCGATTACAGATAACGATATGCCCAAAGACAATCGAGAAGTGGCTTATAACTTATTGGATTATATTGGCATCAATAAAGCCAAAGCAGATCGATTAGTGGGACAATTATCCGGTGGTGAGCAACAGCGTGTAGCGATTGCCAGAGCTTTAGCCACAAACGTTGATATTATCCTTGCTGATGAACCAACAGGAAATTTAGATGAAGGTATGGAACAAGAAATCGTTGATATCTTTAAGGATTTGGCTGAAACGCATAATAAATGTGTGATTGTTGTGACCCACTCGAATGAAATAGCAAAACAATCAGATAAAACCTATTTTCTTAAGCAAGGTGAGTTGATGTTGAATGAGTGA